The stretch of DNA CCTCATTACCTATGATGACAAAGGCGATCCTCGCGAAGCGGGTTCCGCAGTGACCAGACTCGTGACGCGAGATCAGGTCACGGCAGTCCTGGGTGAAGTGGCTTCGGGACTTTCGCTGGCCGCTGCCCCGATCTGCCAGGAGAACGGCGTGCCCATGATCTCCCCTTCTTCGACGAATCCAAAAGTCACACAAGTGGGAGACATGATTTACCGGGTCTGCTTTATTGATCCCTTCCAGGGATCAGTCTGTGCCAAGTTCGCCAGAGAAAACGAAAAGATCAAAGCCACAAAGGCTGCCATTCTTTGCGATCAGACAGCGCCCTACTCGGTCGGTTTGCAAGAAGAGTTCGAAAAAGCCTTTATTGCCGGTGGAGGGACAATTGTTTCCAAGCAGGCGTATCAGGCGGGTGATCAGGATTTTTCCGCACAACTGACATCCATTCGAGCCAGTGAACCTGAGGTGATTTTTATCCCAGGTTACTACACCGATGTCGGGAATATCGCCCTGCAGGCCAAAAAGCTGGGACTTAAAGTCCCGATGCTGGGTGGAGATGGCTGGGACTCCGCCAAACTGGGGCAGATTGCCGGGGATGCATTAAATGGTTGTTACTATTCCAACCATTATTCACATGAAGACCCCAGTCCCCGCGTGCAGAACTTCATCAAGCTTTATCAGGGGAAGTATCAGGAGACACCGGATGGTCTGGCAGCCCTGGGTTATGATGCGGCCCGCATTCTTTTCAGTGCGATGAAAACTGCCCCCTCTTTGGGTGGCAAGGATATTGCCGCTGAGTTGGCCAAGACGACTGGCTTTGAGGGTGTGACGGGTGTGATTTCGATGGATGCCAATCGTAACCCGGTCAAGCCGGCCGTCATCCTCGAAATGAAGGATGGAACTCCCCGTTATGTTGCCACGATTGCTCCCGGCGAGTAACTCAAAAGCGACAGTTCACCCTGTGGATTCCGCTGTGATACTTCAGTTCGATCAATGCCTTGGGTTCACAGATTCTTGAAAAGGCTGAGTGGTGAAGGCATGGGGATGCTCACCATGAGGGATGATCAATACTCTCGAATTCTTCTGACTTCCTCGTAACAGAGTTCCATGGCAGACTTTCTACAGACATTAATGACAGCCCTCGCGATTGGCAGCTTGTATGCCCTGATCGCACTGGGCTACACCATGGTTTATGGTGTGCTTAAATTCATCAATTTTGCCCACAGCGATATTGTGGTGCTGGGTGCCTGGCTGAGCTATTCGTTTGCCATCCG from Planctopirus ephydatiae encodes:
- a CDS encoding ABC transporter substrate-binding protein — its product is MPTCFATSDSESCISLARDKAPNCLTKSTISLRQFLRLSKVVGILLLAVTSLMSLGCQSRVASTDEIVIGHFGSITGSEATFGISTDRGIQLAIEEVNAAGGVNGKKVRLITYDDKGDPREAGSAVTRLVTRDQVTAVLGEVASGLSLAAAPICQENGVPMISPSSTNPKVTQVGDMIYRVCFIDPFQGSVCAKFARENEKIKATKAAILCDQTAPYSVGLQEEFEKAFIAGGGTIVSKQAYQAGDQDFSAQLTSIRASEPEVIFIPGYYTDVGNIALQAKKLGLKVPMLGGDGWDSAKLGQIAGDALNGCYYSNHYSHEDPSPRVQNFIKLYQGKYQETPDGLAALGYDAARILFSAMKTAPSLGGKDIAAELAKTTGFEGVTGVISMDANRNPVKPAVILEMKDGTPRYVATIAPGE